Proteins encoded by one window of Aphis gossypii isolate Hap1 chromosome X, ASM2018417v2, whole genome shotgun sequence:
- the LOC114121024 gene encoding TATA element modulatory factor-like isoform X23 codes for MNHSSSNNEDLREEFKNLIIKIEPYYVALKSDLEKLLCREWLHKLFKTATHEESLRNAYLVKLLSQLEKGKLIEPFDNLPKHNSPLLPLITNNLPKQNVNVCNKKKILTKKEPLITDVVTVHNTDGSLKSTKNHKHTNEIKVNEHLNQEKQLDINEISDDSKEVNPPVNESSNQEKRLDVKEISDDSKEVNLPVNESLNQEKRLDVNEISDDSKEVNLPVNESSNQGKRLNVNEISDNSKEVQQQKITVDKSEGGDGLTLNEETKLKLESVEKMSNELKKKTELLTKEFQEIELYANKNLTNNDQLTVLSADLSKCKNDIENMYNLEVADELCASNLLKNILDKTTALDNTIVSEIHRLKTMVEDSCASKKSMNFVMDQLKEKHRLKISEKDKFHTEINRKLMIEISRLKECVGKVEEEAMCEEFSNENYEDEYSST; via the exons atgaatcacAGTTCGTCAAATAACGAAGATTTACgtgaagaatttaaaaatctcattattaaaattgaaccaTACTATGTTGCATTAAAATCAGATCTTG aaaagttATTATGTCGTGAATGGTTACACAAGTTATTCAAAACTGCTACTCACGAGGAATCACTGAGAAATGCTTATTTAGTCAAATTACTTAGTCAACTAGAAAAAGGAAAATTAATAGAACCGTTTGACAATCTCCCTAAACACAATTCACCTTTGTTACCTTTAATCACAAATAATTTACCGAAGCAA aatgttaatgtttgtaataaaaaaaagatattaacaaaaaaggaACCTTTGATTACGGATGTGGTAACTGTTCACAATACTGATGGTTCTCTTAAATCCacgaaaaatcataaacatacAAATGAAATCAAAg ttAATGAACATTTAAACCAAGAAAAACAATTGGATATCAATGAAATTTCAGACGATTCAAAAGAAGTAAATCCTCccg TGAATGAAAGTTCCAACCAAGAAAAACGGTTGGATGTCAAAGAAATTTCAGACGATTCAAAAGAAGTAAATCTTCCCG TGAATGAGAGTTTGAACCAAGAAAAACGGTTGGATGTCAATGAAATTTCAGACGATTCAAAAGAAGTAAATCTTCCCG TGAATGAGAGTTCGAACCAAGGAAAACGGTTGAATGTCAATGAAATTTCAGATAATTCAAAAGAAGTACAG CAGCAAAAAATAACGGTAGATAAAAGTGAAGGAGGTGATGGACTGACATTAAATGAAgagactaaattaaaattagaatctGTTGAAAAAATGTCTAACGAATTAAAG AAAAAAACTGAACTTCTAACAAAAGAATTTCAAGAAATTGAGCTATacgcaaataaaaatttaactaacaaCGATCAATTAACTGTACTTAGTGCCGATTTGAGCaa ATGTAAAAACGACATAGAAAACATGTACAATCTTGAAGTGGCTGACGAATTGTGTGCatcaaatttacttaaaaatattttggataaaaCTACTGCACTTGACAATACCATTGTATCAGAAATACATCGTTTAAAAACCATGGTCGAGGACTCGTGTGCGagtaaaaaaagtatgaatttTGTTATGGATCAATTGAAAGAAAAACACCGCTTGAAAATAAGCGAAAAAGATAAATTCCATACTgagataaatagaaaattaatgatCGAAATTTCCCGATTAAAAGAGTGTGTGGGTAAAGTCGAAGAAGAGGCTATGTGTGAAGAATTTAGCAACGAAAATTACGAAGACGAATATAGCAGTACTTGA
- the LOC114121024 gene encoding A-kinase anchor protein 9-like isoform X24 translates to MNHSSSNNEDLREEFKNLIIKIEPYYVALKSDLEKLLCREWLHKLFKTATHEESLRNAYLVKLLSQLEKGKLIEPFDNLPKHNSPLLPLITNNLPKQNVNVCNKKKILTKKEPLITDVVTVHNTDGSLKSTKNHKHTNEIKVNEHLNQEKQLDINEISDDSKEVNPPVNESSNQEKRLDVKEISDDSKEVNLPVNESSNQEKRLDVNEILDDSKEVNLPVNESSNQGKRLNVNEISDNSKEVQQQKITVDKSEGGDGLTLNEETKLKLESVEKMSNELKKKTELLTKEFQEIELYANKNLTNNDQLTVLSADLSKCKNDIENMYNLEVADELCASNLLKNILDKTTALDNTIVSEIHRLKTMVEDSCASKKSMNFVMDQLKEKHRLKISEKDKFHTEINRKLMIEISRLKECVGKVEEEAMCEEFSNENYEDEYSST, encoded by the exons atgaatcacAGTTCGTCAAATAACGAAGATTTACgtgaagaatttaaaaatctcattattaaaattgaaccaTACTATGTTGCATTAAAATCAGATCTTG aaaagttATTATGTCGTGAATGGTTACACAAGTTATTCAAAACTGCTACTCACGAGGAATCACTGAGAAATGCTTATTTAGTCAAATTACTTAGTCAACTAGAAAAAGGAAAATTAATAGAACCGTTTGACAATCTCCCTAAACACAATTCACCTTTGTTACCTTTAATCACAAATAATTTACCGAAGCAA aatgttaatgtttgtaataaaaaaaagatattaacaaaaaaggaACCTTTGATTACGGATGTGGTAACTGTTCACAATACTGATGGTTCTCTTAAATCCacgaaaaatcataaacatacAAATGAAATCAAAg ttAATGAACATTTAAACCAAGAAAAACAATTGGATATCAATGAAATTTCAGACGATTCAAAAGAAGTAAATCCTCccg TGAATGAAAGTTCCAACCAAGAAAAACGGTTGGATGTCAAAGAAATTTCAGACGATTCAAAAGAAGTAAATCTTCCCG TGAATGAGAGTTCGAACCAAGAAAAACGGTTGGATGTCAATGAAATTTTAGACGATTCAAAAGAAGTAAATCTTCCCG TGAATGAGAGTTCGAACCAAGGAAAACGGTTGAATGTCAATGAAATTTCAGATAATTCAAAAGAAGTACAG CAGCAAAAAATAACGGTAGATAAAAGTGAAGGAGGTGATGGACTGACATTAAATGAAgagactaaattaaaattagaatctGTTGAAAAAATGTCTAACGAATTAAAG AAAAAAACTGAACTTCTAACAAAAGAATTTCAAGAAATTGAGCTATacgcaaataaaaatttaactaacaaCGATCAATTAACTGTACTTAGTGCCGATTTGAGCaa ATGTAAAAACGACATAGAAAACATGTACAATCTTGAAGTGGCTGACGAATTGTGTGCatcaaatttacttaaaaatattttggataaaaCTACTGCACTTGACAATACCATTGTATCAGAAATACATCGTTTAAAAACCATGGTCGAGGACTCGTGTGCGagtaaaaaaagtatgaatttTGTTATGGATCAATTGAAAGAAAAACACCGCTTGAAAATAAGCGAAAAAGATAAATTCCATACTgagataaatagaaaattaatgatCGAAATTTCCCGATTAAAAGAGTGTGTGGGTAAAGTCGAAGAAGAGGCTATGTGTGAAGAATTTAGCAACGAAAATTACGAAGACGAATATAGCAGTACTTGA
- the LOC114121024 gene encoding erythrocyte-binding antigen 175-like isoform X6 yields MNHSSSNNEDLREEFKNLIIKIEPYYVALKSDLEKLLCREWLHKLFKTATHEESLRNAYLVKLLSQLEKGKLIEPFDNLPKHNSPLLPLITNNLPKQNVNVCNKKKILTKKEPLITDVVTVHNTDGSLKSTKNHKHTNEIKVNEHLNQEKQLDINEISDDSKEVNPPVNESSNQEKRLDVKEISDDSKEVNLPVNESLNQEKRLDVNEISDDSKEVNLPVNESLNQEKRLDVNEISDDSKEVNLPVNESSNQEKRLDVNEILDDSKEVNLPVNESSNQEKRLDVNEISDDSKEVNLPVNESSNQGKRLNVNEISDNSKEVQQQKITVDKSEGGDGLTLNEETKLKLESVEKMSNELKKKTELLTKEFQEIELYANKNLTNNDQLTVLSADLSKCKNDIENMYNLEVADELCASNLLKNILDKTTALDNTIVSEIHRLKTMVEDSCASKKSMNFVMDQLKEKHRLKISEKDKFHTEINRKLMIEISRLKECVGKVEEEAMCEEFSNENYEDEYSST; encoded by the exons atgaatcacAGTTCGTCAAATAACGAAGATTTACgtgaagaatttaaaaatctcattattaaaattgaaccaTACTATGTTGCATTAAAATCAGATCTTG aaaagttATTATGTCGTGAATGGTTACACAAGTTATTCAAAACTGCTACTCACGAGGAATCACTGAGAAATGCTTATTTAGTCAAATTACTTAGTCAACTAGAAAAAGGAAAATTAATAGAACCGTTTGACAATCTCCCTAAACACAATTCACCTTTGTTACCTTTAATCACAAATAATTTACCGAAGCAA aatgttaatgtttgtaataaaaaaaagatattaacaaaaaaggaACCTTTGATTACGGATGTGGTAACTGTTCACAATACTGATGGTTCTCTTAAATCCacgaaaaatcataaacatacAAATGAAATCAAAg ttAATGAACATTTAAACCAAGAAAAACAATTGGATATCAATGAAATTTCAGACGATTCAAAAGAAGTAAATCCTCccg TGAATGAAAGTTCCAACCAAGAAAAACGGTTGGATGTCAAAGAAATTTCAGACGATTCAAAAGAAGTAAATCTTCCCG TGAATGAGAGTTTGAACCAAGAAAAACGGTTGGATGTCAATGAAATTTCAGACGATTCAAAAGAAGTAAATCTTCCCG TGAATGAGAGTTTGAACCAAGAAAAACGGTTGGATGTCAATGAAATTTCAGACGATTCAAAAGAAGTAAATCTTCCCG TGAATGAGAGTTCGAACCAAGAAAAACGGTTGGATGTCAATGAAATTTTAGACGATTCAAAAGAAGTAAATCTTCCCG TGAATGAGAGTTCGAACCAAGAAAAACGGTTGGATGTCAATGAAATTTCAGACGATTCAAAAGAAGTAAATCTTCCCG TGAATGAGAGTTCGAACCAAGGAAAACGGTTGAATGTCAATGAAATTTCAGATAATTCAAAAGAAGTACAG CAGCAAAAAATAACGGTAGATAAAAGTGAAGGAGGTGATGGACTGACATTAAATGAAgagactaaattaaaattagaatctGTTGAAAAAATGTCTAACGAATTAAAG AAAAAAACTGAACTTCTAACAAAAGAATTTCAAGAAATTGAGCTATacgcaaataaaaatttaactaacaaCGATCAATTAACTGTACTTAGTGCCGATTTGAGCaa ATGTAAAAACGACATAGAAAACATGTACAATCTTGAAGTGGCTGACGAATTGTGTGCatcaaatttacttaaaaatattttggataaaaCTACTGCACTTGACAATACCATTGTATCAGAAATACATCGTTTAAAAACCATGGTCGAGGACTCGTGTGCGagtaaaaaaagtatgaatttTGTTATGGATCAATTGAAAGAAAAACACCGCTTGAAAATAAGCGAAAAAGATAAATTCCATACTgagataaatagaaaattaatgatCGAAATTTCCCGATTAAAAGAGTGTGTGGGTAAAGTCGAAGAAGAGGCTATGTGTGAAGAATTTAGCAACGAAAATTACGAAGACGAATATAGCAGTACTTGA
- the LOC114121024 gene encoding uncharacterized protein LOC114121024 isoform X20 translates to MNHSSSNNEDLREEFKNLIIKIEPYYVALKSDLEKLLCREWLHKLFKTATHEESLRNAYLVKLLSQLEKGKLIEPFDNLPKHNSPLLPLITNNLPKQNVNVCNKKKILTKKEPLITDVVTVHNTDGSLKSTKNHKHTNEIKVNEHLNQEKQLDINEISDDSKEVNPPVNESSNQEKRLDVKEISDDSKEVNLPVNESLNQEKRLDVNEISDDSKEVNLPVNESSNQEKRLDVNEISDDSKEVNLPVNESSNQGKRLNVNEISDNSKEVQQQKITVDKSEGGDGLTLNEETKLKLESVEKMSNELKKKTELLTKEFQEIELYANKNLTNNDQLTVLSADLSKCKNDIENMYNLEVADELCASNLLKNILDKTTALDNTIVSEIHRLKTMVEDSCASKKSMNFVMDQLKEKHRLKISEKDKFHTEINRKLMIEISRLKECVGKVEEEAMCEEFSNENYEDEYSST, encoded by the exons atgaatcacAGTTCGTCAAATAACGAAGATTTACgtgaagaatttaaaaatctcattattaaaattgaaccaTACTATGTTGCATTAAAATCAGATCTTG aaaagttATTATGTCGTGAATGGTTACACAAGTTATTCAAAACTGCTACTCACGAGGAATCACTGAGAAATGCTTATTTAGTCAAATTACTTAGTCAACTAGAAAAAGGAAAATTAATAGAACCGTTTGACAATCTCCCTAAACACAATTCACCTTTGTTACCTTTAATCACAAATAATTTACCGAAGCAA aatgttaatgtttgtaataaaaaaaagatattaacaaaaaaggaACCTTTGATTACGGATGTGGTAACTGTTCACAATACTGATGGTTCTCTTAAATCCacgaaaaatcataaacatacAAATGAAATCAAAg ttAATGAACATTTAAACCAAGAAAAACAATTGGATATCAATGAAATTTCAGACGATTCAAAAGAAGTAAATCCTCccg TGAATGAAAGTTCCAACCAAGAAAAACGGTTGGATGTCAAAGAAATTTCAGACGATTCAAAAGAAGTAAATCTTCCCG TGAATGAGAGTTTGAACCAAGAAAAACGGTTGGATGTCAATGAAATTTCAGACGATTCAAAAGAAGTAAATCTTCCCG TGAATGAGAGTTCGAACCAAGAAAAACGGTTGGATGTCAATGAAATTTCAGACGATTCAAAAGAAGTAAATCTTCCCG TGAATGAGAGTTCGAACCAAGGAAAACGGTTGAATGTCAATGAAATTTCAGATAATTCAAAAGAAGTACAG CAGCAAAAAATAACGGTAGATAAAAGTGAAGGAGGTGATGGACTGACATTAAATGAAgagactaaattaaaattagaatctGTTGAAAAAATGTCTAACGAATTAAAG AAAAAAACTGAACTTCTAACAAAAGAATTTCAAGAAATTGAGCTATacgcaaataaaaatttaactaacaaCGATCAATTAACTGTACTTAGTGCCGATTTGAGCaa ATGTAAAAACGACATAGAAAACATGTACAATCTTGAAGTGGCTGACGAATTGTGTGCatcaaatttacttaaaaatattttggataaaaCTACTGCACTTGACAATACCATTGTATCAGAAATACATCGTTTAAAAACCATGGTCGAGGACTCGTGTGCGagtaaaaaaagtatgaatttTGTTATGGATCAATTGAAAGAAAAACACCGCTTGAAAATAAGCGAAAAAGATAAATTCCATACTgagataaatagaaaattaatgatCGAAATTTCCCGATTAAAAGAGTGTGTGGGTAAAGTCGAAGAAGAGGCTATGTGTGAAGAATTTAGCAACGAAAATTACGAAGACGAATATAGCAGTACTTGA
- the LOC114121024 gene encoding erythrocyte-binding antigen 175-like isoform X5, whose protein sequence is MNHSSSNNEDLREEFKNLIIKIEPYYVALKSDLEKLLCREWLHKLFKTATHEESLRNAYLVKLLSQLEKGKLIEPFDNLPKHNSPLLPLITNNLPKQNVNVCNKKKILTKKEPLITDVVTVHNTDGSLKSTKNHKHTNEIKVNEHLNQEKQLDINEISDDSKEVNPPVNESSNQEKRLDVKEISDDSKEVNLPVNENSNQEKRLDVNEISDGSKKVNLPVNESLNQEKRLDVNEISDDSKEVNLPVNESLNQEKRLDVNEISDDSKEVNLPVNESSNQEKRLDVNEILDDSKEVNLPVNESSNQGKRLNVNEISDNSKEVQQQKITVDKSEGGDGLTLNEETKLKLESVEKMSNELKKKTELLTKEFQEIELYANKNLTNNDQLTVLSADLSKCKNDIENMYNLEVADELCASNLLKNILDKTTALDNTIVSEIHRLKTMVEDSCASKKSMNFVMDQLKEKHRLKISEKDKFHTEINRKLMIEISRLKECVGKVEEEAMCEEFSNENYEDEYSST, encoded by the exons atgaatcacAGTTCGTCAAATAACGAAGATTTACgtgaagaatttaaaaatctcattattaaaattgaaccaTACTATGTTGCATTAAAATCAGATCTTG aaaagttATTATGTCGTGAATGGTTACACAAGTTATTCAAAACTGCTACTCACGAGGAATCACTGAGAAATGCTTATTTAGTCAAATTACTTAGTCAACTAGAAAAAGGAAAATTAATAGAACCGTTTGACAATCTCCCTAAACACAATTCACCTTTGTTACCTTTAATCACAAATAATTTACCGAAGCAA aatgttaatgtttgtaataaaaaaaagatattaacaaaaaaggaACCTTTGATTACGGATGTGGTAACTGTTCACAATACTGATGGTTCTCTTAAATCCacgaaaaatcataaacatacAAATGAAATCAAAg ttAATGAACATTTAAACCAAGAAAAACAATTGGATATCAATGAAATTTCAGACGATTCAAAAGAAGTAAATCCTCccg TGAATGAAAGTTCCAACCAAGAAAAACGGTTGGATGTCAAAGAAATTTCAGACGATTCAAAAGAAGTAAATCTTCCCG TGAATGAGAATTCCAACCAAGAAAAACGGTTGGATGTCAATGAAATTTCAGACGgttcaaaaaaagtaaatcttCCCG TGAATGAGAGTTTGAACCAAGAAAAACGGTTGGATGTCAATGAAATTTCAGACGATTCAAAAGAAGTAAATCTTCCCG TGAATGAGAGTTTGAACCAAGAAAAACGGTTGGATGTCAATGAAATTTCAGACGATTCAAAAGAAGTAAATCTTCCCG TGAATGAGAGTTCGAACCAAGAAAAACGGTTGGATGTCAATGAAATTTTAGACGATTCAAAAGAAGTAAATCTTCCCG TGAATGAGAGTTCGAACCAAGGAAAACGGTTGAATGTCAATGAAATTTCAGATAATTCAAAAGAAGTACAG CAGCAAAAAATAACGGTAGATAAAAGTGAAGGAGGTGATGGACTGACATTAAATGAAgagactaaattaaaattagaatctGTTGAAAAAATGTCTAACGAATTAAAG AAAAAAACTGAACTTCTAACAAAAGAATTTCAAGAAATTGAGCTATacgcaaataaaaatttaactaacaaCGATCAATTAACTGTACTTAGTGCCGATTTGAGCaa ATGTAAAAACGACATAGAAAACATGTACAATCTTGAAGTGGCTGACGAATTGTGTGCatcaaatttacttaaaaatattttggataaaaCTACTGCACTTGACAATACCATTGTATCAGAAATACATCGTTTAAAAACCATGGTCGAGGACTCGTGTGCGagtaaaaaaagtatgaatttTGTTATGGATCAATTGAAAGAAAAACACCGCTTGAAAATAAGCGAAAAAGATAAATTCCATACTgagataaatagaaaattaatgatCGAAATTTCCCGATTAAAAGAGTGTGTGGGTAAAGTCGAAGAAGAGGCTATGTGTGAAGAATTTAGCAACGAAAATTACGAAGACGAATATAGCAGTACTTGA
- the LOC114121024 gene encoding erythrocyte-binding antigen 175-like isoform X4, whose translation MNHSSSNNEDLREEFKNLIIKIEPYYVALKSDLEKLLCREWLHKLFKTATHEESLRNAYLVKLLSQLEKGKLIEPFDNLPKHNSPLLPLITNNLPKQNVNVCNKKKILTKKEPLITDVVTVHNTDGSLKSTKNHKHTNEIKVNEHLNQEKQLDINEISDDSKEVNPPVNESSNQEKRLDVKEISDDSKEVNLPVNENSNQEKRLDVNEISDGSKKVNLPVNESLNQEKRLDVNEISDDSKEVNLPVNESLNQEKRLDVNEISDDSKEVNLPVNESSNQEKRLDVNEISDDSKEVNLPVNESSNQGKRLNVNEISDNSKEVQQQKITVDKSEGGDGLTLNEETKLKLESVEKMSNELKKKTELLTKEFQEIELYANKNLTNNDQLTVLSADLSKCKNDIENMYNLEVADELCASNLLKNILDKTTALDNTIVSEIHRLKTMVEDSCASKKSMNFVMDQLKEKHRLKISEKDKFHTEINRKLMIEISRLKECVGKVEEEAMCEEFSNENYEDEYSST comes from the exons atgaatcacAGTTCGTCAAATAACGAAGATTTACgtgaagaatttaaaaatctcattattaaaattgaaccaTACTATGTTGCATTAAAATCAGATCTTG aaaagttATTATGTCGTGAATGGTTACACAAGTTATTCAAAACTGCTACTCACGAGGAATCACTGAGAAATGCTTATTTAGTCAAATTACTTAGTCAACTAGAAAAAGGAAAATTAATAGAACCGTTTGACAATCTCCCTAAACACAATTCACCTTTGTTACCTTTAATCACAAATAATTTACCGAAGCAA aatgttaatgtttgtaataaaaaaaagatattaacaaaaaaggaACCTTTGATTACGGATGTGGTAACTGTTCACAATACTGATGGTTCTCTTAAATCCacgaaaaatcataaacatacAAATGAAATCAAAg ttAATGAACATTTAAACCAAGAAAAACAATTGGATATCAATGAAATTTCAGACGATTCAAAAGAAGTAAATCCTCccg TGAATGAAAGTTCCAACCAAGAAAAACGGTTGGATGTCAAAGAAATTTCAGACGATTCAAAAGAAGTAAATCTTCCCG TGAATGAGAATTCCAACCAAGAAAAACGGTTGGATGTCAATGAAATTTCAGACGgttcaaaaaaagtaaatcttCCCG TGAATGAGAGTTTGAACCAAGAAAAACGGTTGGATGTCAATGAAATTTCAGACGATTCAAAAGAAGTAAATCTTCCCG TGAATGAGAGTTTGAACCAAGAAAAACGGTTGGATGTCAATGAAATTTCAGACGATTCAAAAGAAGTAAATCTTCCCG TGAATGAGAGTTCGAACCAAGAAAAACGGTTGGATGTCAATGAAATTTCAGACGATTCAAAAGAAGTAAATCTTCCCG TGAATGAGAGTTCGAACCAAGGAAAACGGTTGAATGTCAATGAAATTTCAGATAATTCAAAAGAAGTACAG CAGCAAAAAATAACGGTAGATAAAAGTGAAGGAGGTGATGGACTGACATTAAATGAAgagactaaattaaaattagaatctGTTGAAAAAATGTCTAACGAATTAAAG AAAAAAACTGAACTTCTAACAAAAGAATTTCAAGAAATTGAGCTATacgcaaataaaaatttaactaacaaCGATCAATTAACTGTACTTAGTGCCGATTTGAGCaa ATGTAAAAACGACATAGAAAACATGTACAATCTTGAAGTGGCTGACGAATTGTGTGCatcaaatttacttaaaaatattttggataaaaCTACTGCACTTGACAATACCATTGTATCAGAAATACATCGTTTAAAAACCATGGTCGAGGACTCGTGTGCGagtaaaaaaagtatgaatttTGTTATGGATCAATTGAAAGAAAAACACCGCTTGAAAATAAGCGAAAAAGATAAATTCCATACTgagataaatagaaaattaatgatCGAAATTTCCCGATTAAAAGAGTGTGTGGGTAAAGTCGAAGAAGAGGCTATGTGTGAAGAATTTAGCAACGAAAATTACGAAGACGAATATAGCAGTACTTGA
- the LOC114121024 gene encoding erythrocyte-binding antigen 175-like isoform X13 — protein MNHSSSNNEDLREEFKNLIIKIEPYYVALKSDLEKLLCREWLHKLFKTATHEESLRNAYLVKLLSQLEKGKLIEPFDNLPKHNSPLLPLITNNLPKQNVNVCNKKKILTKKEPLITDVVTVHNTDGSLKSTKNHKHTNEIKVNEHLNQEKQLDINEISDDSKEVNPPVNESSNQEKRLDVKEISDDSKEVNLPVNESLNQEKRLDVNEISDDSKEVNLPVNESSNQEKRLDVNEILDDSKEVNLPVNESSNQEKRLDVNEISDDSKEVNLPVNESSNQGKRLNVNEISDNSKEVQQQKITVDKSEGGDGLTLNEETKLKLESVEKMSNELKKKTELLTKEFQEIELYANKNLTNNDQLTVLSADLSKCKNDIENMYNLEVADELCASNLLKNILDKTTALDNTIVSEIHRLKTMVEDSCASKKSMNFVMDQLKEKHRLKISEKDKFHTEINRKLMIEISRLKECVGKVEEEAMCEEFSNENYEDEYSST, from the exons atgaatcacAGTTCGTCAAATAACGAAGATTTACgtgaagaatttaaaaatctcattattaaaattgaaccaTACTATGTTGCATTAAAATCAGATCTTG aaaagttATTATGTCGTGAATGGTTACACAAGTTATTCAAAACTGCTACTCACGAGGAATCACTGAGAAATGCTTATTTAGTCAAATTACTTAGTCAACTAGAAAAAGGAAAATTAATAGAACCGTTTGACAATCTCCCTAAACACAATTCACCTTTGTTACCTTTAATCACAAATAATTTACCGAAGCAA aatgttaatgtttgtaataaaaaaaagatattaacaaaaaaggaACCTTTGATTACGGATGTGGTAACTGTTCACAATACTGATGGTTCTCTTAAATCCacgaaaaatcataaacatacAAATGAAATCAAAg ttAATGAACATTTAAACCAAGAAAAACAATTGGATATCAATGAAATTTCAGACGATTCAAAAGAAGTAAATCCTCccg TGAATGAAAGTTCCAACCAAGAAAAACGGTTGGATGTCAAAGAAATTTCAGACGATTCAAAAGAAGTAAATCTTCCCG TGAATGAGAGTTTGAACCAAGAAAAACGGTTGGATGTCAATGAAATTTCAGACGATTCAAAAGAAGTAAATCTTCCCG TGAATGAGAGTTCGAACCAAGAAAAACGGTTGGATGTCAATGAAATTTTAGACGATTCAAAAGAAGTAAATCTTCCCG TGAATGAGAGTTCGAACCAAGAAAAACGGTTGGATGTCAATGAAATTTCAGACGATTCAAAAGAAGTAAATCTTCCCG TGAATGAGAGTTCGAACCAAGGAAAACGGTTGAATGTCAATGAAATTTCAGATAATTCAAAAGAAGTACAG CAGCAAAAAATAACGGTAGATAAAAGTGAAGGAGGTGATGGACTGACATTAAATGAAgagactaaattaaaattagaatctGTTGAAAAAATGTCTAACGAATTAAAG AAAAAAACTGAACTTCTAACAAAAGAATTTCAAGAAATTGAGCTATacgcaaataaaaatttaactaacaaCGATCAATTAACTGTACTTAGTGCCGATTTGAGCaa ATGTAAAAACGACATAGAAAACATGTACAATCTTGAAGTGGCTGACGAATTGTGTGCatcaaatttacttaaaaatattttggataaaaCTACTGCACTTGACAATACCATTGTATCAGAAATACATCGTTTAAAAACCATGGTCGAGGACTCGTGTGCGagtaaaaaaagtatgaatttTGTTATGGATCAATTGAAAGAAAAACACCGCTTGAAAATAAGCGAAAAAGATAAATTCCATACTgagataaatagaaaattaatgatCGAAATTTCCCGATTAAAAGAGTGTGTGGGTAAAGTCGAAGAAGAGGCTATGTGTGAAGAATTTAGCAACGAAAATTACGAAGACGAATATAGCAGTACTTGA